AGCACCCGGCGCATCGGATTGCGCAGCAGCACCGCCACCGGATCCGGCTGGGCCTGCCGGAAGGTCAACAGGGCGGCCCCGGCCCGTTCCGCCTCGGCCCGGCAGTCCGCGCCGGTCAGCGCGGCCGCGATGGCCGCACCGAGCGGCTCGGTGACCGCACCGGCCTGCTCCCGGACGACCGGCCACCGCCGGTCGTAGACCTCGCGGCCGGCCAGATCGTCGACAGTGGTGGCCAGCGCGGTCAGCTGGTGCCCGACGGACCGGGCCAGGTCGGCCCGGGGCAGGAGCATCCGGACGGCCGCCCGGTGGCGCAGGTGGGTCGGGGCGACGCGGCCGGTCCGGCCGGCCCGGCGCACGTCGTCGGCCAGCTGCTCGGCCCGGATGGACAGGTCGGCGGCGTCGGCAACGAGCCGACCGGAGCCGCCGGCGTCGGTGGTGGTCACGCGGGTCACCACCTCGGCCATCCCCGCAGCCAGTGCCGCCAGCTCCCCGGTGGCCGCCCGCACCGGGTTCGGCGGGACGAGCAGCAGCGCGACGACGACGGTGACAACGGCCCCGACCACCGTCTCCCACAGCCGGTCCCAGGCATAGGTGTGGGGGTCGGCGTCCGCCGCCGCGAACACCAGCAGGGCCGACAGCGCCACCTGCGCGTTGACCGTCGCGCCCGGGCCGCGGGAACCCCACCGGATGGATCCGAGACCGAGGCCCACCAGTAGAAGCAGGCCCAGTGTGAGCAAGGTGGGGGGCAGCACGTGCAGGGCGGCCAGCCCCAGGGTGACGCCCAGCAGCACACCGACGATGCGGGTGAGCGAGACGTCGAACGAGGCGAACGGGTCGGTCCGCATGGTGAGCACCGGAACGATGACGGCGTAGATCGGGGACGGTGGTGAGCCGAGCCGCCGGCACAGCTCCCAGGCGATGAGCGCCGCCACCAGGGTCCGGCCGATGTCGGACGCGACCGCCGACCACGACCGGGGCCGCACCTGGTACGGACGGGACCCGGACGGCGCCGGGTCCGGACGGATGCTCACCGG
This sequence is a window from Nakamurella flava. Protein-coding genes within it:
- a CDS encoding FUSC family protein, whose translation is MSIRPDPAPSGSRPYQVRPRSWSAVASDIGRTLVAALIAWELCRRLGSPPSPIYAVIVPVLTMRTDPFASFDVSLTRIVGVLLGVTLGLAALHVLPPTLLTLGLLLLVGLGLGSIRWGSRGPGATVNAQVALSALLVFAAADADPHTYAWDRLWETVVGAVVTVVVALLLVPPNPVRAATGELAALAAGMAEVVTRVTTTDAGGSGRLVADAADLSIRAEQLADDVRRAGRTGRVAPTHLRHRAAVRMLLPRADLARSVGHQLTALATTVDDLAGREVYDRRWPVVREQAGAVTEPLGAAIAAALTGADCRAEAERAGAALLTFRQAQPDPVAVLLRNPMRRVLDRLAAFAGLPLLDMRSMEEIIDPVSRRLPFDGSR